The Burkholderia lata genome contains a region encoding:
- a CDS encoding rhodanese-like domain-containing protein, which translates to MQILTAAMLAEWLGDKARPAPVVLDVREPWEIATAHIAGSVSIPMQQIPARSEELDDEAEIVCVCHHGMRSAQVAMFLESRGFTKLYNLQGGIDAWSRDVDPSVPRY; encoded by the coding sequence ATGCAGATCCTGACGGCCGCGATGCTCGCGGAATGGCTCGGCGACAAGGCACGCCCCGCGCCGGTCGTGCTCGACGTGCGCGAACCGTGGGAAATCGCGACCGCGCATATCGCGGGCAGCGTGTCGATCCCGATGCAGCAGATTCCCGCGCGCAGCGAAGAGCTCGACGACGAAGCGGAAATCGTCTGCGTGTGCCATCACGGGATGCGCAGCGCGCAAGTCGCGATGTTCCTCGAATCGCGCGGCTTCACGAAGCTGTACAACCTGCAAGGCGGGATCGACGCGTGGTCGCGCGACGTCGATCCGTCCGTGCCGCGTTACTGA
- a CDS encoding protein-L-isoaspartate O-methyltransferase family protein: MNIENARFNMIEQQIRPWDVLDLDVLGLLSIVKRENYVPAEYRDLAFADLELPLPGGNSKMLFPRVEARVLQELTVKKHENVLIIGAGSGYLAALFAHRAQHVTAVEIDPTNAKFAEDNLRNDGVTNAEVVLGDGSRGWAGKAPYDVICVAGGLPVVPQEMLEQLKVGGRLAAFVGGRPVMKAQIITRIDDKQYRVADVFETYIDHLVNAIEPSRFKF, from the coding sequence ATGAATATCGAAAACGCGCGTTTCAACATGATCGAACAACAGATCCGGCCGTGGGACGTGCTGGATCTCGACGTCCTGGGCCTGCTGTCGATCGTCAAGCGTGAAAACTACGTTCCGGCCGAATACCGCGATCTCGCGTTCGCCGATCTCGAACTCCCGCTGCCCGGCGGCAACAGCAAGATGCTGTTCCCGCGCGTCGAAGCGCGCGTGCTGCAGGAGCTGACGGTCAAGAAGCACGAGAACGTGCTCATCATCGGCGCCGGCTCGGGCTACCTGGCTGCGCTGTTCGCGCACCGCGCGCAGCACGTGACGGCCGTCGAGATCGATCCGACCAACGCGAAGTTCGCGGAAGACAACCTGCGCAACGACGGCGTGACCAACGCGGAAGTCGTCCTCGGCGACGGTTCGCGCGGCTGGGCCGGCAAGGCGCCGTATGACGTGATCTGCGTCGCGGGCGGCCTGCCCGTCGTGCCGCAGGAAATGCTCGAACAGCTGAAGGTCGGCGGCCGCCTCGCGGCATTCGTCGGCGGCCGTCCGGTGATGAAGGCACAGATCATCACGCGCATCGACGACAAGCAGTACCGCGTCGCCGACGTGTTCGAAACGTATATCGACCACCTCGTCAACGCGATCGAGCCGTCGCGCTTCAAGTTCTGA
- the hemN gene encoding oxygen-independent coproporphyrinogen III oxidase: protein MRSGSADTLFRPDLLAKYGANGPRYTSYPTALQFRDDFDPADYLRAASDPGASSSELSLYFHIPFCNTACFYCGCNKIATNNHRRARPYLDQLKREMALQAALFDPARPVTQLHWGGGTPTFLSDDETAELMAATREHFALAPDADAEFSIEIDPRTVTPATLVHLRTIGFNRLSLGVQDFDPVVQQAINRIQPLAMTADLLSAARTTGFHSVSVDLIYGLPHQTVSVFARTLETIIELAPDRLSVFGYAHMPHLFKMQRQIDDATLPPPETRIALLGLAIDMLTSAGYVYIGMDHFARPSDELVRAQKNGTLQRNFQGYSTRADTDLVGFGVSSIGKVGDVYAQNAKDLPAYGAALDAGRLPIARGVRLTPDDRLRRDVITQLMCNLDLPFSHVEAAHGIRFADHFARELDALRPFERDGLLTIAADRLTIHPAGRMVVRNIAMAFDAYLGQTQQQRYSRTV from the coding sequence ATGCGTTCAGGTTCTGCCGACACACTGTTCCGTCCCGATTTGCTCGCGAAGTACGGCGCGAACGGGCCGCGCTATACGTCGTACCCCACCGCGCTCCAGTTCCGCGACGATTTCGACCCGGCCGACTATTTGCGCGCCGCGAGCGACCCCGGCGCATCGTCGAGCGAGCTGTCGCTGTACTTCCACATTCCGTTCTGCAACACCGCGTGCTTCTACTGCGGCTGCAACAAGATCGCGACCAACAACCACCGCCGCGCGCGCCCGTATCTCGACCAGCTCAAGCGCGAGATGGCGCTGCAGGCCGCGCTGTTCGATCCCGCGCGCCCGGTCACGCAACTGCACTGGGGCGGCGGCACGCCTACCTTCCTGTCCGACGACGAAACGGCCGAGCTGATGGCGGCCACGCGCGAGCACTTCGCGCTCGCGCCGGATGCCGACGCCGAGTTCTCGATCGAGATCGACCCGCGCACGGTCACGCCCGCGACGCTCGTCCACCTGCGCACCATCGGCTTCAACCGGCTGAGCCTCGGCGTGCAGGATTTCGATCCGGTCGTGCAGCAGGCGATCAACCGCATCCAGCCGCTCGCGATGACGGCCGACCTGCTCTCCGCCGCGCGCACGACGGGCTTTCATTCGGTCAGCGTCGACCTGATCTACGGGCTGCCGCACCAGACCGTGTCCGTATTCGCGCGCACGCTCGAAACGATCATCGAACTCGCGCCCGACCGGCTGTCGGTGTTCGGCTACGCGCACATGCCGCACCTGTTCAAGATGCAGCGTCAGATCGACGACGCGACGCTGCCGCCGCCGGAAACGCGCATCGCGCTGCTCGGCCTCGCGATCGACATGCTGACGTCGGCCGGCTACGTGTACATCGGGATGGACCACTTCGCGCGGCCGTCCGACGAACTCGTGCGCGCGCAGAAGAACGGCACGCTGCAGCGCAATTTCCAGGGCTACAGCACGCGTGCGGATACCGATCTCGTCGGGTTCGGCGTGTCGTCGATCGGCAAGGTCGGCGACGTCTACGCGCAGAACGCGAAAGACCTGCCCGCCTACGGCGCCGCGCTCGACGCGGGCCGGCTGCCGATCGCGCGCGGCGTGCGGCTCACGCCCGACGACCGGCTGCGCCGCGACGTGATCACGCAACTGATGTGCAACCTCGACCTGCCGTTCTCGCATGTCGAGGCCGCGCACGGCATCCGCTTCGCCGATCATTTCGCGCGCGAACTCGACGCGCTGCGCCCGTTCGAGCGGGACGGGCTGCTGACGATCGCGGCCGACCGCCTGACGATCCACCCGGCCGGCCGGATGGTCGTGCGCAACATCGCGATGGCGTTCGACGCGTATCTCGGCCAGACGCAGCAGCAGCGCTATTCGCGCACGGTCTAG
- a CDS encoding YkgJ family cysteine cluster protein produces the protein MPVRPAPADVPPPHACREGCGACCIAPSISSPIPGMPDGKPAGVRCVQLGDDLRCRIFGRPERPACCSGLQPAADMCGASRDDALAWLTRLEAATRPSQPGECSA, from the coding sequence TTGCCTGTCCGCCCGGCACCAGCCGATGTCCCGCCGCCGCACGCGTGCCGCGAGGGCTGCGGCGCGTGCTGCATCGCGCCGTCGATTTCCAGCCCGATTCCGGGCATGCCTGATGGCAAGCCGGCCGGCGTGCGCTGCGTGCAGCTCGGTGACGACCTCCGCTGCCGGATCTTCGGCCGCCCCGAGCGGCCCGCGTGCTGTTCCGGGTTGCAGCCGGCCGCGGACATGTGCGGCGCGTCGCGCGACGACGCGCTCGCGTGGCTCACGCGTCTCGAGGCCGCGACGCGGCCGTCGCAACCAGGAGAGTGTTCAGCATGA
- a CDS encoding DUF1439 domain-containing protein, whose protein sequence is MTAPCAPGRRRFLAATVGAIGVTLSLAACASTFPFIPDHYTFSRGDVQKAVARKFPYQKTVAQVVDVSLANPAVNLLPDQNRVAVQLDAHFVSPFLRAPVSGKFTVSGQLAYDAPSRSVVLKSPAVDSLALDGDAQMYAQQVGAAAGLLATQLLTNYPIYTFKPEQLQFAGVNYEPGTITILTNGIRVAIVEK, encoded by the coding sequence ATGACCGCACCTTGCGCGCCCGGCCGGCGCCGTTTTCTCGCCGCAACCGTCGGCGCCATCGGCGTGACGCTCTCGCTTGCCGCGTGCGCGTCGACGTTCCCGTTCATCCCCGATCACTACACGTTCTCGCGCGGTGACGTGCAGAAAGCCGTCGCGCGCAAGTTCCCGTACCAGAAGACGGTCGCGCAGGTCGTCGACGTGTCGCTCGCGAACCCGGCCGTCAACTTGCTGCCCGACCAGAATCGCGTCGCCGTGCAGCTCGACGCGCATTTCGTGAGCCCGTTCCTGCGTGCGCCCGTCAGCGGCAAGTTCACCGTGTCGGGCCAGCTCGCGTACGACGCGCCCAGCCGCTCGGTCGTGCTGAAGTCGCCGGCCGTCGACAGCCTCGCGCTCGACGGCGACGCGCAGATGTACGCGCAACAGGTTGGCGCGGCCGCCGGCCTGCTCGCGACGCAGTTGCTGACCAACTATCCGATCTACACGTTCAAGCCCGAACAACTGCAATTTGCCGGAGTGAACTACGAACCCGGTACAATTACGATTCTTACAAACGGCATACGCGTGGCGATCGTCGAAAAGTGA
- a CDS encoding undecaprenyl-diphosphate phosphatase: protein MDWILICKALILGVVEGLTEFLPVSSTGHLIVAGSFLNFNDSHAKTFDVVIQFGAILAVCWEYRQRIASIVSGLPSRPDARRFTLNVVIATIPAIALGLLFEKKIKAVLFSPVPVAFALVVGGAIILWAEARQRERREPPRVMSVDELTPLDALKVGIAQCFALIPGMSRSGSTIIGGMLFGLDRRVATEFSFFLAIPIIFGATLYETVKDWQAFTVDSLGLFVLGAVAAFVSAFVCVRWLLRYVASHDFTVFAWYRIAFGLFVLLVGYSGWLNWA, encoded by the coding sequence ATGGACTGGATCCTGATCTGCAAGGCTTTGATCCTCGGCGTCGTCGAGGGGCTGACGGAATTCCTGCCGGTATCGAGTACCGGTCACCTGATCGTCGCGGGCAGCTTCCTGAATTTCAACGATTCACATGCGAAGACGTTCGACGTCGTGATCCAGTTCGGTGCGATCCTCGCGGTCTGCTGGGAATACCGGCAACGGATCGCGTCCATCGTGTCCGGGCTGCCGAGCCGGCCCGATGCGCGGCGCTTCACGCTGAACGTCGTGATCGCGACGATTCCCGCGATCGCACTCGGCCTTCTGTTCGAGAAGAAGATCAAGGCCGTGCTGTTCTCGCCGGTGCCCGTCGCGTTCGCGCTCGTCGTGGGCGGCGCGATCATCCTGTGGGCCGAGGCGCGGCAGCGCGAGCGCCGCGAGCCGCCGCGCGTGATGTCGGTCGATGAACTGACGCCGCTCGACGCGCTCAAGGTCGGTATCGCGCAGTGCTTCGCGCTGATTCCCGGCATGTCGCGCTCGGGTTCGACGATCATCGGCGGGATGCTGTTCGGCCTCGACCGGCGCGTCGCCACCGAATTCTCGTTCTTCCTCGCGATCCCGATCATCTTCGGCGCGACGCTCTATGAAACCGTGAAGGACTGGCAGGCGTTCACCGTCGATTCGCTCGGCCTGTTCGTGCTGGGCGCCGTCGCGGCATTCGTCAGCGCGTTCGTGTGCGTGCGCTGGCTGCTGCGCTATGTCGCGTCGCACGATTTCACGGTGTTCGCGTGGTACCGGATCGCATTCGGGCTGTTCGTGCTGCTGGTCGGGTACAGCGGCTGGCTGAACTGGGCGTGA
- the trmB gene encoding tRNA (guanosine(46)-N7)-methyltransferase TrmB, producing the protein MMHDDPNEAGLPPHDDAIPDEAAEGADAVNPLHHRRIRSFVTRAGRVSTGQRRAMDELGPRFVVPYAPELPDWNAVFGRSAPRILEIGFGMGASTAEIAANRPGDDFLGVEVHEPGVGALLKLIGEQDLSNIRIIQHDAVEVLEHMLAPESLDGVHIFFPDPWHKARHHKRRLIQPPLVAHLVSRLKPGAYIHCATDWQNYAEQMLEVLGAEPTLENTAADYAPRPDYRPVTKFERRGLRLGHGVWDLVFRKRAA; encoded by the coding sequence ATGATGCACGACGATCCGAACGAAGCCGGCCTGCCGCCGCACGACGACGCCATTCCCGACGAAGCCGCCGAAGGCGCCGACGCAGTCAATCCGCTGCACCACCGCCGCATCCGCAGCTTCGTGACGCGCGCCGGCCGTGTGTCGACTGGCCAGCGCCGCGCGATGGACGAACTCGGCCCGCGCTTCGTGGTGCCGTATGCGCCGGAGCTGCCCGACTGGAACGCGGTGTTCGGCCGCAGTGCACCGCGCATCCTCGAGATCGGCTTCGGGATGGGCGCATCGACCGCGGAAATCGCCGCGAACCGCCCGGGTGACGACTTCCTCGGCGTCGAAGTGCACGAACCGGGCGTCGGCGCGCTGCTGAAGCTGATCGGCGAGCAGGACCTGTCGAACATCCGCATCATCCAGCACGACGCGGTCGAAGTGCTCGAGCACATGCTCGCACCGGAAAGCCTCGACGGCGTGCACATCTTCTTCCCCGATCCGTGGCACAAGGCGCGCCACCACAAGCGCCGGCTGATCCAGCCGCCGCTCGTCGCGCATCTCGTATCGCGCCTGAAGCCCGGTGCGTACATTCACTGCGCGACCGACTGGCAGAACTATGCGGAGCAGATGCTCGAAGTGCTCGGCGCGGAGCCGACGCTCGAAAACACGGCCGCCGACTACGCACCGCGCCCCGACTACCGCCCGGTGACGAAGTTCGAACGGCGCGGGCTGCGGCTCGGCCACGGCGTGTGGGACCTGGTGTTCCGTAAGCGCGCAGCCTGA
- a CDS encoding type VI secretion system Vgr family protein codes for MNMTELAQAIRGGLIQQDRLLKTDVPSLPDNALIPRRVVTCSELGRDFSVTLDMVSTAGDIELKALIAQPMTLWIQQANKSYLPVNGYIHTARRLGSDGSLSSYQLVVAPWMYFLKFRRDMRYWQDNSVDRIIADVFDVHPQARGQYQFALSKPLPSRSYCRQSETDWNFVHRLMEEEGLFGFWRQGKDGKSHTLVVTDDIHALDEVSPNPIGFNRSGTGSDTDAFTQWAGSRTLQSTVHTTRTFDYKAPSSADSPNGTSLPTKAGQGNLPERAEVYEYTGAYTYGRQDRGEHLSKIHLEEWESRAKRFVGSGGARGIDAGLRFTLTGHPEHDRDSAEQREFAAIKVRRYIENNLPLSDHETRFPHSMQSNLERVKAGYTGASIHHDDGSAGFYLIEVEAQRTTVPYRSPFEHAKPEMHLETAIVVGPQGEEVHTDELNRVKVMFVWDRQNPGDAGASCWIRVAQSDTGGGYGGVHIPRVGEEVIVGYVGGDCDRPIVLHRVYNGAVSPQWHSDGILSGHRSKEYGGSGYNQMVMDDATGQNRVQLMSSSANSVLHLGYLIEQSGNTRGAYLGSGFDLRTDTYGAVRASRGLYVSTYPKSANSQPLDVREAQQQLVNAESMIEAMSQVSTMHQAESLGEGHDALKTFTDATQSSVQGSQSGGRTAGGGAGSVNAFKTPVMLVASPAGIALSTQASVHVSSDQQTNLVSGQSTFIASGKSLVASVAEKISLFAQNAGMKLFAAKGKVEVQAHSDNIEITAQKTVKVLSSTEKIEVAAQQEILLTSGGAYIRLKGGNIEIHAPGTIDVKGGQHAFSGPTRIDYPLSPAPTSRGVAALQYHYHDDTPVQGAKFTIHYDNGATFSGTVDSKGMADLTGAPQGPGRIELGEDSRPYEIKATEKNPSYKADWDEFDMQASLDRMQGGRA; via the coding sequence ATGAACATGACTGAATTAGCTCAGGCTATTCGTGGTGGCCTGATCCAACAAGATCGATTGCTCAAGACGGACGTACCGTCGTTGCCGGACAATGCGCTCATCCCGCGCCGGGTCGTGACCTGTTCCGAGCTCGGTCGCGACTTCAGCGTCACGCTCGACATGGTATCCACGGCGGGCGACATCGAACTCAAGGCGTTGATCGCTCAACCGATGACGCTGTGGATTCAGCAGGCGAACAAGTCTTATCTGCCAGTCAACGGTTATATCCACACGGCGCGCAGGCTGGGCAGTGACGGCAGCCTTTCCAGCTATCAGCTTGTCGTCGCGCCATGGATGTACTTCCTCAAATTTCGGCGCGACATGCGGTACTGGCAGGACAACAGCGTCGACCGCATCATCGCTGACGTATTCGATGTGCATCCGCAGGCTCGTGGACAGTATCAATTTGCGCTGTCGAAACCGCTGCCCTCGCGCTCGTACTGCCGTCAGAGCGAAACCGACTGGAATTTTGTCCATCGGCTGATGGAAGAAGAGGGCCTGTTCGGCTTTTGGCGCCAGGGCAAGGACGGCAAGTCGCATACGCTGGTCGTGACCGACGATATTCATGCGCTGGACGAGGTGTCGCCCAACCCGATCGGATTCAATCGGTCGGGCACCGGCAGCGACACGGATGCGTTCACGCAGTGGGCGGGTTCGCGAACTCTGCAAAGCACCGTCCATACGACCCGCACGTTCGACTACAAGGCGCCGTCGTCCGCCGACAGTCCGAACGGAACGTCGTTGCCGACGAAGGCCGGCCAGGGAAATCTGCCGGAACGGGCCGAAGTCTACGAGTACACGGGCGCCTACACCTATGGACGTCAGGACCGAGGCGAGCACCTGTCGAAAATCCATCTGGAAGAATGGGAGTCGCGCGCCAAGCGATTCGTCGGAAGCGGGGGAGCGCGCGGGATCGATGCCGGCCTGCGCTTCACGTTGACGGGCCATCCGGAACACGATCGCGATTCGGCCGAGCAACGCGAGTTTGCCGCGATCAAGGTTCGACGCTACATCGAGAACAACCTGCCGCTGTCGGATCACGAGACCCGCTTTCCCCATAGCATGCAATCCAACCTGGAGCGTGTGAAAGCAGGGTACACGGGTGCGTCAATTCACCACGATGACGGTTCGGCCGGCTTCTATCTGATCGAAGTGGAGGCGCAACGCACCACGGTTCCGTATCGCAGCCCGTTCGAGCACGCGAAGCCGGAGATGCATCTCGAGACGGCGATCGTCGTTGGGCCGCAGGGGGAAGAGGTCCATACCGACGAGCTGAACCGTGTGAAGGTGATGTTCGTCTGGGACCGGCAGAACCCGGGAGATGCCGGCGCGTCGTGCTGGATCAGAGTGGCGCAATCGGATACCGGCGGCGGCTACGGCGGTGTGCATATTCCGCGAGTCGGCGAGGAAGTCATCGTCGGTTACGTCGGCGGCGATTGTGATCGGCCCATCGTGCTGCATCGCGTCTACAACGGTGCGGTCAGCCCGCAATGGCATAGCGACGGGATCCTGTCGGGCCATCGCTCGAAAGAGTATGGCGGCAGCGGTTATAACCAGATGGTGATGGACGACGCGACGGGCCAGAACCGCGTGCAGTTGATGAGCAGCAGCGCGAACAGTGTGCTGCATCTGGGCTATCTCATCGAACAAAGCGGCAATACTCGCGGTGCCTATCTCGGATCGGGCTTCGATCTGCGGACGGATACATACGGCGCCGTGCGTGCTTCGCGGGGGCTGTATGTGTCGACGTATCCCAAGTCGGCGAACAGCCAACCGCTCGACGTTCGCGAAGCGCAACAGCAGCTCGTCAATGCCGAGAGCATGATCGAGGCCATGTCGCAGGTCAGCACGATGCATCAGGCGGAAAGCCTGGGAGAAGGGCATGACGCGCTGAAGACGTTTACCGATGCGACGCAAAGCAGCGTGCAAGGCTCGCAGTCGGGCGGGCGGACGGCGGGAGGCGGTGCCGGGAGTGTGAACGCGTTCAAGACACCCGTCATGCTGGTGGCGAGTCCTGCCGGGATCGCACTGTCGACGCAGGCATCCGTGCATGTGTCGAGCGATCAGCAAACGAATCTGGTGAGCGGCCAGAGCACGTTCATCGCCAGCGGGAAGTCACTGGTTGCGAGTGTGGCGGAGAAGATCAGCCTGTTTGCGCAAAACGCCGGGATGAAGCTGTTTGCGGCCAAGGGCAAGGTGGAGGTTCAGGCGCATTCGGACAATATCGAAATAACGGCCCAGAAAACGGTCAAGGTCCTGTCGTCCACCGAGAAGATCGAGGTGGCGGCGCAGCAGGAGATTCTGCTTACCTCGGGGGGCGCCTATATCCGGCTCAAGGGCGGCAACATCGAGATTCACGCGCCGGGAACGATCGATGTGAAGGGGGGGCAGCATGCATTCAGCGGGCCGACGCGGATCGACTATCCGCTGTCGCCTGCGCCGACCTCCCGTGGTGTTGCAGCGCTGCAATACCATTACCACGACGACACGCCCGTGCAGGGCGCCAAGTTCACTATCCACTACGACAACGGCGCGACCTTTTCCGGCACCGTCGACAGCAAAGGCATGGCAGATCTGACGGGGGCGCCGCAAGGACCGGGGCGCATCGAGTTGGGCGAGGACAGCCGACCCTACGAAATCAAGGCTACCGAGAAAAATCCCAGCTACAAGGCTGATTGGGACGAATTCGACATGCAAGCCTCCCTGGACCGGATGCAAGGAGGTCGGGCATGA
- a CDS encoding Imm72 family immunity protein, which translates to MMLNILTMTPEQEQDARAKAFYLLKKWTSFTFLEYAVGLYRDFLGAYAKQLDTPSPNQVELEEAYVHDFLGALVQMDQGIDALRRGLDKRAAYDALVIGSQQGGDLLFGRSALEIGRKYDPFFHSLGLKDTNFSDPVYATGFAEGVWIERLICYALKCSVGFGYIGMLAYGTREDGGTRVFEHWTYESMFENAPLPAWRYWPPGRTYPASLPPCPPKNESASGEIYSDQEIPVEGIWEPWLPSGKVGCPSYFLRGSVAHQYLLEGSNDEQVVRWRLLWEDKRYRDGSIPAEEETYFPKPVAQPRLRVLPGEPCPRTGYWQSPAVKDSVHVEAGAPMPGPQRTAWGMVIWHYADPQPDN; encoded by the coding sequence ATGATGTTGAATATTTTGACCATGACCCCGGAGCAGGAACAGGATGCGCGAGCAAAGGCGTTTTATCTGCTCAAGAAGTGGACGAGTTTCACGTTCCTGGAATACGCCGTTGGACTATATCGGGACTTTCTCGGCGCGTACGCAAAACAACTGGACACACCGAGCCCAAATCAGGTGGAGCTTGAGGAAGCCTACGTACATGATTTCCTGGGGGCACTGGTGCAAATGGATCAAGGCATCGATGCATTGCGCCGAGGTCTTGACAAACGAGCAGCATACGACGCGTTGGTTATAGGAAGCCAGCAAGGTGGCGACCTGTTGTTTGGACGGAGTGCGCTTGAAATCGGTCGTAAATACGATCCTTTTTTTCATTCACTGGGACTGAAGGACACCAATTTTTCGGACCCGGTGTATGCCACTGGCTTCGCGGAGGGGGTGTGGATCGAGAGATTGATTTGCTACGCGCTCAAGTGCTCGGTCGGATTCGGTTATATCGGGATGCTTGCATACGGAACACGTGAGGATGGCGGAACCCGCGTTTTTGAGCATTGGACCTATGAATCCATGTTCGAAAATGCACCGCTTCCGGCTTGGCGGTATTGGCCACCCGGTCGCACCTATCCCGCATCGCTTCCGCCCTGTCCGCCGAAGAACGAATCCGCAAGCGGCGAGATTTACAGCGATCAGGAGATTCCCGTCGAGGGTATCTGGGAGCCATGGTTACCGTCCGGCAAGGTGGGCTGTCCGAGCTACTTCCTCAGAGGCAGTGTTGCCCACCAGTACCTGCTGGAAGGGTCCAACGACGAACAGGTGGTGCGCTGGCGACTGCTGTGGGAAGACAAGCGTTATCGGGACGGCAGCATCCCGGCGGAGGAAGAAACGTACTTCCCCAAGCCCGTCGCACAACCGAGGCTACGGGTGCTGCCCGGCGAGCCTTGTCCGCGCACCGGTTACTGGCAAAGCCCGGCGGTGAAAGATTCGGTTCATGTCGAGGCCGGAGCGCCTATGCCGGGGCCGCAGCGCACTGCGTGGGGCATGGTCATTTGGCATTATGCCGATCCTCAACCGGACAATTGA
- a CDS encoding Imm72 family immunity protein, translating to MMLNTLTMTPEQELDARAKAFYLLKKWTSVTFLDHAVDLFRDFLHAYARQLDTPSPNQAELEAAYVSDFLNALVRMDQGIETLRQGANKRSAYVALISGSEKGGELLFGRSAHEVGRTYDPFFHALGVRDTDYSDFEYATGYAEGAWIEELSCLALKCTVGLNFSEYLTYGKRADGGTRVFKHWTYESLFQDPFFPAWRYWPPGRSYPASLPPCPPKNESASGEIYSDQEIPVEGIWEPWFPAGKVGCPSYFLKGSVAHQYLLEGTNDEQVVRWRLLWEDRRYRDGSIPAEEETYFPKPVA from the coding sequence ATGATGCTGAATACCCTGACCATGACTCCTGAGCAGGAGCTGGACGCGCGCGCCAAAGCGTTTTACCTGCTCAAGAAATGGACAAGCGTTACGTTCCTGGATCATGCAGTTGATCTGTTCAGGGATTTTCTTCACGCGTACGCCAGGCAATTGGACACGCCGAGCCCCAATCAGGCTGAATTGGAGGCAGCGTATGTCAGCGATTTCCTGAATGCGTTGGTGAGGATGGATCAAGGGATCGAGACATTGCGACAAGGCGCCAACAAGCGATCGGCATACGTTGCGCTCATCTCCGGTAGCGAGAAGGGGGGCGAGCTTTTGTTCGGGCGGAGTGCGCACGAGGTCGGTCGAACATACGACCCGTTTTTCCACGCGCTTGGCGTGAGGGATACGGATTATTCGGATTTCGAATATGCAACGGGGTATGCGGAAGGGGCGTGGATTGAAGAGTTGAGCTGTCTGGCGCTCAAGTGCACTGTCGGGCTCAATTTTTCCGAATACCTGACCTATGGCAAGCGTGCCGACGGCGGCACTCGGGTGTTCAAGCATTGGACGTATGAATCGTTGTTTCAGGATCCGTTTTTTCCTGCATGGCGATATTGGCCACCCGGTCGCAGCTATCCCGCATCGCTTCCTCCCTGTCCGCCGAAGAACGAATCCGCAAGCGGCGAGATTTACAGCGATCAGGAGATTCCAGTCGAGGGTATCTGGGAGCCGTGGTTTCCGGCCGGCAAGGTGGGCTGTCCGAGCTACTTCCTCAAAGGCAGTGTTGCCCACCAATACCTGCTGGAAGGGACCAACGACGAACAGGTGGTGCGCTGGCGGCTGCTGTGGGAAGACAGGCGTTACCGGGACGGCAGCATTCCGGCGGAGGAGGAAACTTACTTCCCCAAGCCCGTCGCGTAA
- a CDS encoding cupin domain-containing protein, with the protein MSDFITVLRKTCPTPVLDATKWKRIGGDPHTVNLNAYVSKDGSKIMGTWICTPGKFEVNYEKWEYCHFLDGYCIITPEGEEAVHLKAGDVFVIEPGMKGTWEVVETVRKYFVFA; encoded by the coding sequence ATGTCCGATTTCATCACCGTTCTGCGCAAAACCTGCCCGACCCCCGTCCTCGATGCGACCAAGTGGAAGCGCATCGGTGGCGATCCGCACACCGTGAACCTGAACGCCTACGTCTCGAAGGACGGCAGCAAGATCATGGGCACCTGGATTTGCACGCCGGGCAAGTTCGAGGTGAACTACGAGAAATGGGAGTACTGCCACTTCCTCGACGGCTACTGCATCATCACGCCGGAAGGCGAGGAAGCGGTGCACCTGAAAGCCGGCGATGTGTTCGTGATCGAACCCGGCATGAAAGGGACGTGGGAAGTGGTGGAAACGGTGCGCAAGTACTTCGTGTTCGCCTGA